In one Burkholderiales bacterium GJ-E10 genomic region, the following are encoded:
- a CDS encoding acriflavin resistance protein, which produces MSLVDFVLKRPYTVPAVLILICLLGIGAALRMPVDIFPEIDIPVVSVVWTYNGMSAEDMQNRIITLHERQMASLVDDIERIDATSYYGVGVEKVYLHEGANVSRAVAQVASSALVVLKYMPYGITPPMVIRYGATDVPIIQLSLSSKTLPDTKLNDLGQNIIRPALAVVHGAEVPYPYGGKPRVIMADLDERALQARGLTPADVAKALMHQNVILPAGDVKIGHKDYTLTMNNSPDVISELNSFPVGEINGKTIFMRDVARVHDGFQIQTNSVAVNGRPGALMTIRKTGGVSTLAVINGIRAVLPYMNRIMPKGVKITPLFDQSVFVKAALNSVAMGGAMAAGLTAMMILLFLGNWRLTLIILAAIPLSIITAVLIMYIGGNTLNTMTLGGFSLAVGILVDNGTVVIENIERHVRAGAGLHKAILRGCGEVGVPTMLATLCICIVFVPVFLLQGTAKYLFSPLSLSVICALLASLALSFTMVPLLFKYLMRASVEAHAKHEHAVHDVAHAGKAETPTLLGRIGKALYGIHLAFERGFTRFREGYRNVVSWVVTRPKTVIAFFIGLMVVSLSLFPFLGRDFFPQVDAGQMRLHVRAPAGTRIEQTQAYFAQVEGAIRKIVGNDQISVILDNIGLPYSGINMALSDSATVGPMDGEILISLNKEHKPTAGFVAELRRKLPREFPELTFFFQPADIVDQVLNFGQPAPIDIQVSGYDSGATYDVAKHIMRDIAKIPGIVDSHIFQVPDSPSLTIDVDRALATDVGVNQLASANSVLVATNSSAQLAPNFWVDPRNAVSYPLVVQVPQYKIDTGPDLWTIPVKTKPGDPRQLLMNVSKFGRAPVPLVASQHNIRPVFDVQADVQGIDLASAAKAINRVLDRDRPPPAKAIKVTLSGQIDTMEQSYTGLFTGIALAVVLVYLFLVMNFQSWIDPLIVLMAVPFALAGVMWMLFLTQTHLSVPALMGTLMCIGLTTANSILVVTFANQRMDKGDDSLTAAVSAGYMRMRPVLMTAGAMILGMIPMALGVGEGGEQNAPLARAVIGGLLFATMATLVFVPTMYRLLRRRPSGLVPHIPHMNMERGTP; this is translated from the coding sequence GTGTCCCTGGTTGATTTTGTCCTAAAAAGACCGTACACAGTTCCCGCCGTCCTGATCCTGATCTGCCTGCTGGGGATCGGAGCCGCGCTGCGCATGCCGGTCGACATCTTTCCCGAGATCGACATCCCGGTGGTCAGCGTCGTCTGGACCTACAACGGCATGAGCGCGGAGGACATGCAGAACCGCATCATCACGCTGCATGAACGCCAGATGGCCTCGCTGGTCGACGACATCGAGCGCATCGATGCGACGAGCTATTACGGCGTGGGCGTCGAGAAGGTCTATCTTCATGAGGGCGCGAACGTCTCGCGGGCGGTGGCGCAGGTCGCCAGCTCGGCCCTGGTGGTGCTGAAATACATGCCCTACGGCATCACGCCGCCGATGGTGATCCGCTACGGCGCCACCGACGTGCCGATCATCCAGCTGAGCCTGTCGAGCAAGACGCTGCCCGACACCAAACTCAACGACCTCGGCCAGAACATCATCCGCCCGGCGCTCGCCGTGGTCCACGGTGCCGAGGTGCCGTATCCGTACGGCGGCAAGCCGCGGGTCATCATGGCCGACCTCGACGAGCGCGCCCTCCAGGCGCGGGGGCTTACGCCCGCCGATGTCGCCAAAGCGCTGATGCACCAGAACGTGATCCTGCCGGCCGGTGACGTGAAAATCGGCCACAAGGATTACACCTTGACGATGAACAACAGTCCCGATGTGATCTCGGAACTCAATTCCTTCCCGGTGGGTGAAATCAACGGCAAGACTATCTTCATGCGCGACGTTGCGCGCGTGCATGACGGATTCCAGATCCAGACCAACTCGGTGGCGGTCAACGGCCGGCCCGGTGCGCTGATGACGATCCGCAAGACCGGCGGCGTCTCCACGCTGGCGGTGATCAACGGCATCCGCGCGGTCCTGCCCTATATGAACCGCATCATGCCCAAGGGCGTCAAGATCACGCCGCTCTTCGACCAGTCGGTGTTCGTCAAGGCGGCGCTCAACAGCGTGGCGATGGGCGGCGCGATGGCGGCGGGGCTCACCGCGATGATGATCCTGCTCTTCCTCGGCAACTGGCGGCTGACGCTCATCATCCTGGCGGCGATCCCGCTGTCGATCATCACCGCCGTGCTGATCATGTACATCGGCGGCAATACGCTCAACACCATGACCCTGGGCGGATTCTCGCTCGCGGTGGGGATCCTGGTCGACAATGGCACCGTGGTGATCGAGAACATCGAACGCCACGTGCGCGCCGGAGCGGGGCTGCACAAGGCCATTCTGCGCGGCTGCGGCGAGGTCGGCGTTCCGACCATGCTGGCGACGCTCTGCATCTGCATCGTGTTCGTCCCGGTGTTCCTGCTGCAGGGCACGGCCAAGTACCTGTTTTCGCCCCTGTCGCTGTCGGTGATCTGTGCGCTGCTGGCAAGTCTTGCGCTGTCGTTCACCATGGTGCCGCTGCTCTTCAAGTATCTGATGCGCGCGTCGGTCGAGGCCCACGCCAAGCACGAGCATGCCGTGCACGACGTTGCGCACGCGGGGAAAGCCGAGACGCCGACCCTGCTCGGGCGGATCGGCAAGGCGCTCTATGGCATCCACCTCGCATTCGAGCGCGGCTTCACCCGGTTTCGGGAGGGGTACCGCAATGTCGTTTCGTGGGTGGTGACGCGGCCGAAGACGGTCATTGCCTTCTTCATCGGGCTGATGGTGGTCTCGCTTTCGCTTTTCCCCTTCCTCGGCCGCGACTTCTTCCCGCAGGTCGATGCCGGGCAGATGCGGCTGCACGTGCGGGCGCCTGCCGGCACGCGGATCGAACAGACCCAGGCGTATTTCGCGCAAGTCGAAGGCGCGATCCGCAAGATCGTCGGCAACGATCAGATCTCGGTGATCCTGGACAACATCGGCCTTCCCTATAGCGGCATCAACATGGCGCTGTCCGACTCGGCGACGGTCGGGCCGATGGACGGCGAAATCCTGATTTCGCTCAACAAGGAGCACAAGCCGACCGCAGGCTTCGTCGCCGAATTGCGCCGCAAGCTGCCGCGCGAATTTCCCGAGCTGACGTTCTTCTTCCAACCGGCGGACATCGTCGATCAGGTGCTCAATTTCGGGCAGCCGGCGCCGATCGATATCCAGGTCTCGGGCTACGACAGCGGTGCGACCTACGACGTGGCGAAGCACATCATGCGCGACATCGCCAAGATCCCCGGCATCGTCGATTCGCACATCTTCCAGGTTCCGGATTCGCCGTCGCTCACGATCGACGTCGATCGGGCATTGGCGACCGACGTCGGCGTCAACCAGCTCGCCAGCGCCAACAGCGTGCTGGTTGCAACCAACTCCAGCGCCCAGCTGGCGCCGAACTTCTGGGTCGATCCCCGCAATGCCGTGAGTTACCCGCTGGTGGTGCAGGTGCCGCAGTACAAGATCGACACCGGTCCGGATCTGTGGACGATCCCGGTCAAGACCAAGCCCGGCGATCCGCGGCAGTTGCTCATGAACGTGTCCAAGTTCGGACGGGCGCCGGTTCCGCTGGTCGCGTCGCAGCACAACATCCGTCCGGTGTTCGACGTGCAGGCGGACGTGCAGGGAATCGACCTGGCATCGGCCGCGAAGGCGATCAACCGGGTGCTCGATCGCGACCGGCCGCCACCCGCCAAGGCGATCAAGGTCACGCTTTCGGGGCAGATCGACACCATGGAGCAGAGCTATACCGGTCTGTTCACCGGGATCGCCCTGGCCGTGGTGCTGGTCTACCTCTTCCTGGTGATGAATTTCCAGAGCTGGATCGATCCGCTGATCGTGCTCATGGCGGTGCCGTTCGCGCTCGCCGGGGTGATGTGGATGCTGTTCCTCACCCAGACCCACTTGAGCGTTCCGGCCCTGATGGGGACCCTCATGTGCATCGGTCTGACGACCGCGAACAGCATTCTGGTCGTGACTTTCGCCAATCAGCGGATGGACAAGGGCGATGATTCGCTGACGGCGGCGGTGTCCGCAGGCTACATGCGAATGCGGCCGGTGCTGATGACGGCAGGCGCGATGATCCTGGGCATGATTCCGATGGCACTCGGTGTCGGTGAAGGCGGCGAGCAGAACGCGCCGCTTGCCCGCGCGGTGATCGGCGGTCTGCTCTTTGCCACCATGGCGACCCTGGTTTTCGTCCCGACGATGTACCGGCTGCTGCGGCGCCGGCCGTCGGGTTTGGTTCCGCATATCCCCCACATGAACATGGAGAGAGGTACACCGTGA